In the Telopea speciosissima isolate NSW1024214 ecotype Mountain lineage chromosome 2, Tspe_v1, whole genome shotgun sequence genome, one interval contains:
- the LOC122650765 gene encoding pentatricopeptide repeat-containing protein At4g21065, whose product MQTKQLIISFHSSFLHSFSSSALTYYNSRNSLLFSCFCTLSPPKTSKSYTLKKCIALLLTCASSKFRLKQIHGFSIRNGVPFTDPDLGKHLIFTLVSLSGPMSYAHHIFSQIQNPNIFTWNTMIRGYAESENPAPGIQLYRQMQISSIEPDTHTYPFLLKACAKLLTVREGEKIHCTVIRNGFEALVFVQNTLVHMYAACGFYESAHKLFELMPERNLVTWNSVINGFALNGRPNEALTLFRDMGLEGVEPDGFTMVSLLTACAELGALALGRRAHVYMLKVGLNSNLHAGNALVDLYAKCGSIKEAHRVFFEMERKNVVSWTSLIVGLAVNGFGKEAIELFVQLEREGLVPTEITFVGVLYACSHCGMVDQGFEYFKRMREVYGIMPKIEHYGCIVDLLGRAGLVQEAHDFIQNMPLQPNAVVWRTLLGACTIHGYLALGEVAQAHLVRLEPKHCGDYVLLSNLYASEGRWSDVQRVRRKMLREGVRKTPGHSLFELGNCVHEFVMGDRSHPQSKEIYEKLEEITRLLKLEGYVPRTVNVLADIEEEEKENALCYHSEKIAIAFALINTAPRTPIRVVKNLRVCADCHLAIKLISKIFDREIVVRDRSRFHHFRDGSCSCGDYW is encoded by the coding sequence ATGCAAACAAAGCAACTCATCATCTCCTTTCACTCATCTTTTCTGCACAGTTTCTCATCGTCAGCATTAACATATTACAACTCCAGAAATTCCCTGCTCTTCTCCTGTTTCTGCACACTAAGCCCTCCAAAAACCTCTAAATCCTACACGCTCAAGAAGTGCATTGCGCTCTTGCTGACATGTGCCTCTTCCAAATTCAGATTGAAGCAGATCCATGGCTTCTCCATCAGGAATGGTGTTCCTTTCACCGACCCGGACCTTGGGAAACACCTCATCTTCACCTTGGTTTCTCTTTCAGGTCCCATGTCCTATGCCCACCACATCTTCTcgcaaatccaaaacccaaacatATTTACTTGGAATACCATGATCAGAGGGTATGCTGAGAGTGAAAACCCTGCACCAGGCATTCAATTGTACCGTCAAATGCAGATTTCCTCCATTGAACCTGACACCCACACCTACCCTTTTCTTCTCAAGGCCTGCGCAAAGCTGCTGACCGTCAGAGAAGGTGAGAAGATACACTGCACTGTCATAAGAAATGGGTTTGAAGCATTGGTCTTTGTTCAGAATACTTTGGTTCACATGTATGCTGCCTGTGGGTTTTATGAGAGCGCGCACAAGTTGTTTGAGTTAATGCCTGAAAGAAACCTCGTGACATGGAACTCTGTGATTAATGGGTTTGCTCTTAATGGGAGGCCCAATGAGGCTCTGACGCTTTTCAGGGATATGGGCTTGGAGGGTGTTGAACCAGATGGTTTCACCATGGTTAGTTTGCTCACTGCTTGTGCTGAGCTTGGAGCTTTGGCTTTGGGTAGGAGGGCTCACGTGTACATGCTGAAGGTTGGTTTGAACAGTAACTTGCATGCTGGGAATGCCCTTGTAGACCTCTATGCAAAATGTGGGAGCATTAAAGAGGCACATAGAGTATTTTttgagatggagagaaagaatgTTGTCTCTTGGACTTCTTTGATTGTTGGCTTGGCCGTTAATGGGTTTGGCAAGGAAGCAATTGAGCTCTTTGTGCAGCTGGAGAGGGAGGGATTGGTTCCCACTGAGATTACCTTCGTTGGGGTCTTGTATGCTTGCAGTCATTGTGGAATGGTGGATCAGGGATTTGAGTACTTCAAGAGGATGAGGGAAGTATATGGGATCATGCCTAAGATAGAACATTATGGTTGCATTGTTGATTTGCTTGGTAGGGCAGGGTTGGTACAAGAAGCACATGATTTTATTCAAAATATGCCACTGCAGCCCAATGCTGTTGTTTGGAGGACTTTGCTTGGCGCTTGCACCATTCATGGGTATTTGGCCTTAGGAGAAGTTGCACAAGCACACCTTGTCCGATTAGAACCCAAACATTGCGGCGACTATGTGCTGCTTTCCAACTTGTATGCGTCTGAGGGGAGGTGGTCAGATGTGCAAAGGGTAAGGAGGAAAATGTTGAGGGAAGGAGTGAGGAAAACCCCTGGTCATAGTCTTTTTGAGCTAGGGAACTGTGTGCACGAGTTTGTCATGGGTGATCGGTCTCACCCACAAAGTAAGGAGATATATGAGAAGCTTGAAGAGATCACAAGGTTATTGAAGTTGGAAGGTTATGTGCCCCGCACGGTGAATGTGCTTGCAGAcatagaggaggaggagaaagagaatgcACTATGTTATCATAGTGAGAAGATTGCAATTGCTTTTGCTCTGATCAATACCGCTCCTCGGACCCCAATTAGGGTTGTGAAGAACTTGAGGGTTTGTGCAGATTGCCATTTGGCTATTAAGCTCATCTCGAAGATTTTTGATCGAGAGATTGTCGTTAGGGATCGTAGTCGATTCCACCATTTTAGAGATGGATCTTGTTCTTGTGGGGATTATTGGTGA
- the LOC122650766 gene encoding probable disease resistance protein RPP1, which yields MLIPASMKKMRFLKCFNMSGTGLVKLTQDFGMLSYLVWLNLGNNNFSGLPDDFGGLSSLKELYLQNCTSLQSLPKLPSSLIVLDVANCISLERVPDILHLKYLEKLCLNNCWKLSEVEGLIGLPSLRLLFMHGCSTSLGDTLRNKLFQDVYGHIEHLTLPGGAIPDRFKDLRMHKLKRRVGTFEMEGAHLPNPDFEIVGLLLWVDFEYHPFGRNDIVWLEKIGIRREKRDDKVPQKTLEIK from the exons ATGCTAATACCAGCTTCAATgaaaaagatgagatttctgaAATGTTTTAACATGTCAGGAACTGGGTTAGTTAAATTAACACAAGATTTTGGAATGCTCTCATACCTTGTGTGGTTGAATCTGGGGAACAATAATTTCAGTGGCCTTCCTGATGATTTCGGGGGCTTATCTTCACTCAAAGAACTTTATTTGCAGAATTGCACAAGCCTTCAGTCTCTCCCAAAGCTTCCCTCCAGCTTAATTGTCTTAGATGTTGCAAATTGCATTTCATTGGAAAGGGTACCAGACATTTTGCACCTGAAATACCTGGAGAAGTTATGTCTTAATAACTGCTGGAAGCTTTCTGAGGTTGAAGGCCTCATTGGATTGCCATCACTGAGACTCTTGTTCATGCATGGATGTAGCACTAGTCTTGGTGATACTCTGAGGAACAAACTTTTCCAG GATGTGTACGGGCATATAGAACATCTCACTCTTCCTGGGGGTGCAATCCCTGACCGATTTAAAGATTTGAGGATGcataaattaaaaagaagggTTGGCACTTTTGAAATGGAGGGGGCTCACCTTCCCAATCCTGACTTTGAGATCGTTGGACTTCTTCTCTGGGTGGATTTTGAGTACCACCCTTTTGGAAGAAATGACATTGTGTGGCTTGAAAAAATTGGCATTCGCAGGGAAAAAAGGGACGACAAGGTTCCACAGAAGACTCTGGAAATTAAGTGA